Proteins encoded in a region of the Ranitomeya imitator isolate aRanImi1 chromosome 9, aRanImi1.pri, whole genome shotgun sequence genome:
- the LOC138649066 gene encoding protein spinster homolog 1-like, whose product MIGVLLMFVFVKEPTRGATGGNNSKPSSSKAWTSDVKQLRKNWSFLFCTLGMMAVKFASGAIGFHALTFLKRAWDITPCQTEDCDSQDSLIFGGITFIAGICGVVSGVEIAKIYKKCNPRADPLVCASGMLISAIFLFLAIFLGNISLVATYVCLFIGILCLNLNCSVSADIRLYVVSPASRSTAQAIFMIVSDLLGKAGSAYIIGLISDHIKLQNPDSDLWKFCSLQYALMVCPFVVAIGGGFFFACAHFIEEDRKKAETESEDCVLQEVIVTPP is encoded by the exons ATGATAGGAGTCCTGCTCATGTTTGTGTTTGTAAAAGAACCGACCAGAGGAGCAACAGGAGGAAATAACAGCAAACCGTCGAGCTCCAAAGCATGGACTTCAGATGTGAAACAACTCCGTAAAAA CTGGAGTTTTCTGTTTTGCACACTTGGGATGATGGCTGTAAAGTTTGCATCCGGTGCCATCGGCTTCCACGCTCTCACTTTCCTGAAGCGCGCCTGGGACATCACACCATGTCAGACTGAAGACTGCGACTCTCAGGACAG TCTGATTTTTGGTGGAATTACATTCATCGCTGGCATCTGTGGAGTTGTCTCAGGAGTGGAGATAGCCAAAATATACAAGAAGTGCAACCCTCGTGCCGACCCGTTAGTGTGTGCGTCTGGCATGCTCATCTCCGCCATTTTCCTATTCTTGGCTATATTTCTGGGAAACATCAGTCTGGTGGCCACTTAT GTGTGTTTATTCATCGGAATCTTATGTCTGAATCTGAACTGCTCCGTTTCGGCTGATATTCGCCTG TATGTGGTGTCTCCTGCAAGCCGATCAACAGCACAGGCCATATTTATGATAGTGTCCGACCTGCTGGGGAAAGCCGGAAGCGCCTATATCATCGGGCTG ATATCCGACCACATCAAACTTCAAAATCCAGACTCGGATCTATGGAAGTTCTGCAGTTTGCAGTACGCCCTCATGGTTTGTCCCTTTGTCGTGGCTATCGGAGGAGGATTCTTTTTTGCATGTGCCCACTTTATTGAAGAAGATCGTAAGAAAGCAGAGACAGAGTCCGAAG